The genomic interval CTCGGCGGCGTCCTTGGCGATCGCGGCCCGCTCCTGCGGGGTGAGGCCGCTGTCGCGCGCGTAGACGACGACCGCGGGGATCTGTTCCGGCCTGAAGTCCTCGGAGACCTGTAGGACCTGGGTCGACTCCGCGGAGCCGGGCAGCCAGGAGGCCGCGTCGTTGTCCTGGGCGTCGGTGAGCTTGGAGGCGAGGGGCGCCGTCAGGAACAGCACCACCAGCCACAGCGCCAGTACCACCCACTTGGCACGCCGTCCGCAGACGTAGTGCGCGATGCCCCGATTCCCGGTCATGGCCACCCCCGGCGCCACCAGTCGAGCCGATCAGCCGCCCAGCATGGCACGCCCAGGTCGTCCACAACATCCGATGAACGGCTTAGGTCTGGACCGGCGCGCCCGTTCGCGCTCCGGCATGGGAGGCTTGGGGCATGGCCGCGCAGATCAATCCCAGCATCCTGTCCGCCGACTTCGCCCGTCTCGCGGACGAGGCGAAGGCGGTCGAAGGAGCCGACTGGCTCCACGTCGACGTCATGGACAACCATTTCGTCCCGAACCTCACGCTCGGTGTGCCGGTCGTAGAGTCTCTGGCCCGTGCGACGGACACCCCGCTGGACTGCCATCTGATGATCGAGGCCCCCGATCGCTGGGCGCCCCAGTACGTAGAGGCGGGGGCCTCCTCCGTCACCTTCCACGTGGAGGCGGCCGCCGCTCCGGTCCGGCTCGCCCGGGAGATCCGGGCCAAGGGTGCCCGCGCCTCCATGGCGCTGAAGCCCGCGACGCCGATCGAGCCGTACGAGGACCTGCTCCCCGAGCTCGACATGCTGCTGATCATGACGGTCGAGCCCGGTTTCGGGGGACAGGCGTTCCTCGACATCATGCTCCCCAAGATTCGCCGGACTCGCGAGTTGATCAGCAAGCACGGTCTTGAGCTGTGGCTCCAGGTAGACGGCGGCGTCTCGGCGTCCACCATCGAGCGCTGCGCGGACGCGGGCGCCGACGTCTTCGTCGCCGGGTCGGCGGTGTACGGGGCTTCCGACCCGGCAGAGGCGGTACGTGCATTGCGCAACCAAGCCGAGGGGGCGACCGCTAAGGCTTCGTGGGCGTGCGACCACTGAGCCAAGGGAACGTGAACGGCTCCGGTCAGGGCTGATCAAGTGCGCCGGATCTGCAAGGATGAACGGCGAATCCAGAGTGTGAACAGCAGTGAGGAGAACGCCGTGTCGGGTATGTCGGCGGGCCGGTCAGCCATGCGGATGGGACCCGCTGAGCTGGTGCAGGCGGCGGCCATGGCCCGCCGCTTCTACCTGGAGGGCAAGTCCAAGATCCAGATCGCGGAGGAGTTCGGCGTCAGCCGCTTCAAGGTGGCCCGGGTTTTGGAGACCGCCCTCGAACGGGATCTCGTCCGCATCGAGATCCGCGTGCCGGCCGAGCTGGACGCGGAGCGCTCCGACGCGCTCCGGGCCCGCTACGGCCTCAGGCACGCCGTCGTGGTGGAGTCCCCGGCCGAGGCCGAGGAGACCCCCGACCCGGAGAACCTGGGAGAAGTGGCCGCCGACCTGCTCGGCGAACTGGTCGACGAGGGCGACATCCTGGGCCTGGCCTGGGGGCGTTCCACCATCCACATGGCGGCCGCCCTCGACCGGCTCCCGCCGTGCACGGTGGTGCAGTTGACGGGCGTGTACGACGCCGGGACCGCCGAGCGCGGTTCGGTGGAGGCGGTACGGCGGGCCGCCCAGGTGTCCGGCGGGGACGCCCACCCCATCTACGCGCCGATGCTGCTGCCGGACGCGGCCACCGCGATCGCGCTGCGCAACCAGCCCGGGATCGCCCGGGCCTACGAGTACTTCGACAAGGTCACGGTCGCCTGTGTCTCCATCGGCTCCTGGGAGCCGGGCATCTCGACGGTGCACGACATGCTCAGCGACGAGGAGCGCGGCCACTACGCCTCGCTCGGAGTCGCCGCCGAGATGTCCGCGCACC from Streptomyces sp. CC0208 carries:
- the rpe gene encoding ribulose-phosphate 3-epimerase, encoding MAAQINPSILSADFARLADEAKAVEGADWLHVDVMDNHFVPNLTLGVPVVESLARATDTPLDCHLMIEAPDRWAPQYVEAGASSVTFHVEAAAAPVRLAREIRAKGARASMALKPATPIEPYEDLLPELDMLLIMTVEPGFGGQAFLDIMLPKIRRTRELISKHGLELWLQVDGGVSASTIERCADAGADVFVAGSAVYGASDPAEAVRALRNQAEGATAKASWACDH
- a CDS encoding sugar-binding domain-containing protein; translated protein: MNSSEENAVSGMSAGRSAMRMGPAELVQAAAMARRFYLEGKSKIQIAEEFGVSRFKVARVLETALERDLVRIEIRVPAELDAERSDALRARYGLRHAVVVESPAEAEETPDPENLGEVAADLLGELVDEGDILGLAWGRSTIHMAAALDRLPPCTVVQLTGVYDAGTAERGSVEAVRRAAQVSGGDAHPIYAPMLLPDAATAIALRNQPGIARAYEYFDKVTVACVSIGSWEPGISTVHDMLSDEERGHYASLGVAAEMSAHLFDTEGRRVGRDLGERCITVKADQLRRIPEVVAIAGGQRKAAAIDAVLRSGLVTSLVTDTSAADYLMTAGTPPKPALNRADPDGP